From a region of the Constantimarinum furrinae genome:
- a CDS encoding rhomboid family intramembrane serine protease, which yields MQGISIATIAIILANVIISIKGFSDFSFFEKYKFNIAGIRRGEQIRMFSSGFLHADYAHLFFNMFTFYFFADVVLAEVGVAKFLSIYLGALLVGNLLSLYFHKDEYHYSAVGASGAVTGILYAAILFEPDMSLYLYFIPIPIPAWVFGILYLAYSIYGMKSRQGNIGHDAHFGGAIAGYILGIAFVPSLLQTDLWLIGLLAVPIIALLILHKLGKI from the coding sequence ATGCAAGGTATTTCTATCGCCACCATCGCGATCATTTTGGCAAACGTCATCATATCCATTAAGGGTTTTAGCGATTTTTCATTTTTTGAAAAATACAAGTTCAATATTGCGGGTATTAGAAGGGGTGAGCAGATTAGGATGTTTTCTTCGGGGTTTCTACATGCAGATTATGCCCACCTTTTTTTCAATATGTTTACCTTTTATTTCTTCGCCGATGTGGTATTGGCCGAGGTAGGGGTAGCCAAATTTTTATCGATCTATCTGGGTGCATTGCTCGTTGGAAACCTACTGTCGTTGTATTTTCATAAGGATGAATATCACTACAGCGCGGTTGGCGCTAGTGGTGCGGTAACAGGAATCTTATACGCCGCCATTCTTTTTGAGCCGGATATGAGTCTCTATCTGTATTTTATACCTATACCTATTCCGGCATGGGTCTTCGGAATATTGTATTTGGCCTATTCTATTTACGGCATGAAAAGCAGACAAGGCAATATTGGTCACGACGCACATTTCGGAGGAGCGATAGCAGGATACATTCTTGGCATAGCATTTGTTCCTAGTCTGCTGCAAACAGATCTATGGCTGATAGGCTTATTGGCTGTTCCCATAATTGCACTCTTGATCTTACATAAACTCGGTAAAATTTAA
- a CDS encoding SIMPL domain-containing protein — protein sequence MKNIATLVLMIISTSLMAQNKAEHTVDVVGEGIVNIVPDEVTITVRVENTGKNAKELKQENDRTVNNVLAFIKSMNIDNKDVSTEYIRLNKNYEYNTKTYTYSANQAIAIKLRDLTKYEVLMNGLLESGINRIDGISFSSSQIKSLESEARKKAISNAKMKATEYASVLDQTIGKAVSISEYRAVNTPMPMYKTMAMDSEGGSSQQTIAPGEMEVSVTVNVSFLLN from the coding sequence ATGAAAAACATAGCAACGTTAGTATTAATGATTATTAGCACCTCCCTTATGGCACAAAATAAAGCAGAGCACACCGTAGATGTAGTGGGTGAAGGAATTGTGAATATTGTTCCGGATGAGGTTACCATTACAGTTCGGGTAGAGAATACCGGAAAAAATGCCAAGGAACTAAAACAGGAAAATGACCGAACGGTCAATAATGTCCTTGCGTTTATTAAAAGTATGAATATTGACAATAAAGATGTCTCTACCGAATATATCAGACTTAATAAGAACTACGAGTACAATACCAAGACCTATACGTATTCTGCCAACCAGGCGATCGCTATAAAGCTGAGAGATCTTACAAAATACGAAGTTCTTATGAATGGCTTGCTTGAAAGTGGCATCAACAGAATCGACGGTATTTCGTTTTCCTCATCTCAGATCAAATCTTTAGAATCTGAAGCGCGGAAAAAAGCTATTTCAAATGCAAAAATGAAGGCCACCGAATATGCCTCGGTGCTTGATCAGACCATAGGGAAAGCGGTTTCAATAAGTGAATACAGAGCGGTGAACACGCCTATGCCCATGTATAAGACAATGGCCATGGACAGTGAAGGAGGAAGTTCACAACAAACCATCGCCCCCGGCGAAATGGAAGTGAGCGTTACCGTAAACGTTAGTTTTTTATTGAATTAA
- a CDS encoding TlpA disulfide reductase family protein → MRRYIPVLLTLLLFSCSNDPDTYTLDGTASGFDDGTQVFVYEVVDANQPVIVDTIQIENGTFTAEYPKTDVVAIRYLSVQNPQGTVVFIPENENLKATLYKDSMFASSVSGGKENLALSDLNRKLRMFQNRKRDVGQRFRQARQEQDQMLASELQKENISLNQQEAIAKKQYIKENTNTLFALMLTSEMLSKRELTATEANEVVESLSPKMAETQMAKKITSALASLSKGEVGSKAPDFTAPDPNGNMLSLKETLGKYTLVDFWASWCKPCRMENPNVVRVYNKYHDKGLNIISVSLDRANQKDRWLKAIADDQMDWYHVSNLQFWQDPIAKDYNVRSIPATFLLDENGTIIAKNLRGAQLETQMAALLGP, encoded by the coding sequence ATGAGACGTTACATCCCTGTTTTACTTACATTATTACTTTTTTCATGTTCCAATGATCCCGATACTTATACGCTTGACGGAACGGCAAGTGGCTTTGATGATGGCACTCAGGTTTTTGTATATGAAGTGGTTGATGCAAACCAACCTGTTATCGTCGATACCATACAAATCGAAAACGGGACCTTTACTGCAGAATACCCAAAAACCGATGTGGTTGCTATACGATATCTAAGTGTGCAGAATCCGCAGGGGACAGTGGTATTTATTCCGGAGAATGAAAATTTAAAGGCAACCTTGTACAAGGACAGCATGTTTGCTTCTTCGGTTTCGGGAGGAAAAGAAAATTTAGCTCTTAGTGATCTCAACAGGAAACTCCGCATGTTTCAAAACCGTAAAAGGGACGTTGGACAGCGTTTCCGACAGGCACGGCAAGAGCAGGATCAAATGCTGGCCAGTGAATTACAAAAGGAAAACATTAGTTTAAATCAGCAGGAAGCCATTGCGAAAAAACAATATATCAAAGAGAATACAAATACACTGTTTGCACTGATGCTCACTTCAGAAATGCTAAGTAAAAGAGAGTTAACTGCCACCGAAGCTAACGAGGTTGTAGAATCACTTTCTCCAAAAATGGCAGAAACACAAATGGCCAAAAAGATCACCTCAGCATTAGCATCTCTCTCAAAAGGAGAAGTAGGCAGTAAGGCCCCGGATTTTACGGCACCCGACCCGAATGGTAACATGCTTTCGCTTAAAGAGACTTTAGGTAAGTATACTCTGGTAGATTTTTGGGCATCATGGTGTAAACCCTGTCGGATGGAAAACCCGAATGTGGTAAGAGTCTACAACAAATACCACGATAAGGGTTTAAATATTATTAGTGTTTCTTTAGACAGAGCCAATCAAAAAGATCGATGGTTAAAAGCCATAGCCGATGATCAAATGGATTGGTATCACGTTTCCAATCTACAGTTCTGGCAGGATCCCATCGCAAAAGATTACAATGTAAGATCGATCCCGGCTACGTTTCTTTTAGATGAAAACGGTACGATAATCGCCAAAAATTTACGCGGAGCTCAGTTAGAAACCCAAATGGCTGCCTTATTAGGGCCTTAA
- the glmM gene encoding phosphoglucosamine mutase, with amino-acid sequence MTLIKSISGIRGTIGGKQGENLTPIDAVKYAAAYGSWVKQQRNKESYRVVVGRDARISGEMVQQLVMNTLVGMGIHVIDLGLSTTPTVEVAVTMEHADGGIILTASHNPKQWNALKLLNHNGEFLNAAAGQEILDLADKGDIAFSEVDQLGKISINDAYIDMHIDEILELPLVHVEAIKKSNFKVVVDGVNSTGGIAVPLLLEALDVHPVKLYCEPTGHFPHNPEPLKEHLGDLMSLVKKENADFGIVVDPDVDRLAFVDEKGEMFGEEYTLVAVADYVLRHTPGDTVSNMSSSRALRDITQKHGGNYTASAVGEVNVVEKMKETHAVIGGEGNGGIIYPELHYGRDSLVGIALFLSFLAEINLSVSELRKTYTSYFMSKKKIELTPQLDVDGILKAMAEKYASEEINTLDGVKIDFAENWVHLRKSNTEPIIRIYTEAKSQKEADELADRIISEIKEVSGL; translated from the coding sequence ATGACATTAATAAAATCTATTTCCGGAATACGCGGAACCATAGGTGGAAAACAAGGAGAAAATCTAACGCCCATCGATGCGGTTAAATATGCTGCCGCTTACGGAAGTTGGGTAAAACAACAGCGCAATAAGGAGAGCTACAGGGTCGTTGTAGGTCGCGATGCCCGAATTTCGGGAGAGATGGTGCAGCAATTAGTGATGAACACGCTGGTGGGGATGGGGATTCACGTTATAGATCTGGGCTTGTCGACTACGCCAACCGTTGAAGTTGCCGTAACCATGGAACATGCCGATGGTGGGATCATATTAACCGCTAGCCATAATCCGAAACAGTGGAACGCTCTTAAATTACTCAATCACAATGGTGAATTCCTTAATGCTGCTGCCGGACAAGAAATACTGGATCTTGCAGACAAGGGTGATATCGCTTTTTCTGAGGTCGATCAATTGGGAAAGATCTCCATAAACGATGCCTATATCGATATGCATATCGATGAAATTTTGGAATTGCCTCTAGTACATGTGGAGGCGATCAAAAAATCTAATTTTAAAGTGGTCGTAGATGGTGTGAATTCTACGGGAGGAATTGCAGTTCCATTATTACTCGAAGCCCTCGATGTACACCCAGTGAAATTATATTGTGAGCCTACGGGACATTTTCCTCATAATCCAGAACCTCTCAAAGAGCATTTGGGAGACTTGATGAGCCTTGTAAAAAAGGAAAACGCCGATTTTGGCATCGTTGTCGATCCCGATGTAGACAGGCTTGCTTTTGTGGATGAAAAGGGCGAAATGTTTGGAGAAGAGTATACGCTGGTTGCCGTGGCCGATTATGTTCTCAGGCATACACCGGGGGATACAGTTTCCAATATGTCTTCTTCCAGAGCCTTACGCGATATTACGCAAAAACATGGTGGGAACTATACTGCCAGCGCTGTAGGCGAGGTAAATGTGGTGGAAAAAATGAAGGAGACCCATGCTGTTATTGGAGGAGAAGGGAATGGAGGTATTATTTATCCTGAATTACACTACGGAAGAGATAGTCTGGTGGGTATTGCGTTGTTCTTAAGTTTTCTTGCTGAAATTAATTTAAGTGTGAGTGAACTTCGGAAGACCTATACATCCTATTTTATGAGTAAAAAGAAGATCGAACTTACACCGCAACTGGATGTGGATGGAATTCTGAAGGCCATGGCAGAGAAATATGCTTCGGAAGAAATAAACACGCTGGATGGAGTAAAGATCGATTTTGCTGAAAACTGGGTGCATTTAAGAAAATCCAATACCGAACCTATCATCCGAATTTACACCGAAGCCAAATCACAGAAGGAAGCCGATGAGCTGGCAGATCGCATTATTAGCGAGATCAAGGAAGTGTCCGGGTTATAA
- a CDS encoding lysophospholipid acyltransferase family protein: protein MQRLLYLLIYPLLWATSILPMRLLYIKSDCLYILAYHVFRYRKKVVLSNLKLVFPEKTEKERKAIAKAFYHHLCDIIFETIKSMTISEEEAKRRFDVQNIELLRDYESRGRSVLMFCGHYASWEWSSIINRQTTLKGLGVYKKLDNPYFDRLVKKIRGKFGAEIISNKKIVTSLFRLNKKGIKTVSLVLADQTPKVGAFKHRDTFMGIDVPVFTGTEELAKKLNFAVVYMKVEKVRRGYYKANFIPLAEDPNSYPDFDITRMFLNEIEKQIHKEPQYYLWSHKRWKLRNTLQ, encoded by the coding sequence ATGCAACGCCTACTTTATCTGTTAATTTATCCGCTGCTTTGGGCAACTTCCATATTGCCAATGCGGTTGCTGTATATTAAATCGGATTGCCTGTATATTCTTGCTTACCATGTCTTCAGATATCGCAAAAAAGTAGTACTGAGTAATTTGAAACTCGTTTTTCCTGAAAAAACCGAGAAAGAACGAAAAGCTATTGCAAAAGCTTTCTATCATCATTTGTGCGATATAATCTTTGAAACGATTAAAAGTATGACCATTTCTGAAGAGGAAGCAAAACGCCGATTTGATGTTCAGAATATAGAGCTGCTTCGAGATTATGAATCTCGTGGTCGAAGTGTTCTTATGTTCTGTGGACATTATGCGAGTTGGGAATGGAGCAGTATTATAAACCGACAGACTACCCTGAAAGGCCTCGGTGTTTACAAGAAGCTGGACAATCCGTATTTCGACCGACTTGTTAAAAAGATCCGTGGGAAGTTTGGCGCCGAGATCATTTCGAATAAAAAAATTGTGACTTCGCTGTTCAGATTGAACAAGAAAGGAATTAAAACGGTGTCACTGGTCCTTGCCGATCAGACCCCAAAAGTAGGAGCTTTTAAGCATCGCGATACGTTTATGGGAATCGATGTTCCGGTCTTTACAGGCACTGAAGAATTAGCCAAAAAATTGAATTTCGCTGTCGTCTATATGAAAGTAGAAAAGGTAAGGCGCGGCTATTACAAAGCAAATTTTATCCCCCTGGCAGAAGATCCGAATTCTTATCCAGATTTCGATATTACCCGTATGTTTTTAAATGAAATAGAAAAACAGATTCACAAGGAACCTCAATATTATCTGTGGTCACACAAGCGCTGGAAATTGCGAAATACCCTTCAATAA
- the ggt gene encoding gamma-glutamyltransferase, giving the protein MKRILLVFCLLCFINCKEAPKRSAEVQLPKEGLITENAMVVSARAEASAIGIEILQLGGNAYDAAIAVELALAVTYPYAGNLGGGGFMVYRTQHGEYGSFDFREKAPLAATRDMYLDSLGNYQTEQSKVGGLAVGVPGTVSGLFAIREKLGSLPMDVILKPVIALAKKGFVITEMQAERLEKYRMEFERVNEETSLFTHTYKQGDTLKNMALAETLQRISDNGLSEFYQGETAEKLVDFIQQKGGIVTLEDLNAYDTEWREPLQYSYKNLNVISMAPPSSGGVCLGQILKMIEPFPVSTYEHNGVKYIQLLAEAERRAYADRSYFLGDPDFVENPVDSLLSDRYLKSRMNSFSFKKATSSETLGYGSISTFESSETTHFSIVDQFGNAASLTTTLNSGYGSKLYVKELGFFLNNEMDDFSAKPGEPNIYGLVGGKANAIAPQKRMLSSMTPTIVETDGKLWMVVGTPGGATIITSVLQTILNVYEFDMSMQQAVDEPRFHHQWLPDAIRYEVGKFPKTLITKLEELGYPENTEVDPIIGKVDAILILPNGNMEGGADHRGDDTAKGF; this is encoded by the coding sequence ATGAAACGAATCCTCCTTGTTTTCTGTTTGCTCTGTTTTATTAACTGCAAGGAAGCTCCGAAGCGATCTGCCGAAGTCCAACTTCCAAAAGAAGGTTTGATCACCGAAAATGCCATGGTGGTTTCAGCAAGAGCCGAAGCATCGGCCATTGGCATTGAGATCCTTCAACTAGGGGGTAATGCCTATGATGCCGCAATAGCCGTGGAACTTGCCCTGGCCGTTACCTATCCTTATGCCGGAAATCTTGGCGGTGGGGGCTTTATGGTCTATCGTACGCAGCACGGCGAATACGGTAGTTTCGATTTTAGGGAAAAGGCGCCTTTAGCAGCTACCCGTGATATGTACCTGGATTCTTTAGGGAATTATCAAACAGAACAAAGTAAGGTGGGTGGATTAGCAGTTGGCGTACCGGGGACAGTATCGGGATTGTTTGCCATCCGTGAAAAGCTGGGCTCTTTACCTATGGATGTGATCTTAAAGCCGGTTATCGCTTTGGCAAAAAAGGGATTTGTCATTACTGAAATGCAGGCCGAACGCCTCGAAAAGTACAGGATGGAATTTGAGCGGGTCAACGAAGAGACCTCCCTCTTTACACATACCTATAAGCAAGGTGATACACTGAAGAATATGGCTCTGGCCGAAACACTTCAACGGATCTCCGATAACGGCCTTTCAGAGTTTTATCAGGGGGAAACCGCAGAAAAACTGGTGGATTTTATTCAGCAAAAAGGAGGAATAGTAACTTTGGAAGATCTAAATGCCTATGATACCGAGTGGAGAGAACCGTTGCAGTATTCCTACAAGAACCTTAATGTGATCTCCATGGCTCCGCCTTCCAGCGGTGGGGTTTGTTTGGGACAGATCCTTAAAATGATCGAACCTTTTCCGGTTTCAACATACGAACATAACGGAGTAAAATACATTCAGTTATTGGCAGAAGCCGAACGCAGAGCGTATGCAGACCGCAGTTATTTTCTGGGAGACCCCGATTTTGTTGAGAATCCGGTAGATTCATTGTTGTCAGACAGATATCTTAAGTCGCGGATGAATTCCTTCAGTTTTAAAAAAGCTACCTCTTCTGAAACTTTAGGTTACGGAAGTATTTCAACGTTTGAGAGCAGTGAAACCACACATTTTTCCATAGTAGATCAATTTGGAAATGCGGCATCCCTTACCACCACGTTAAACTCGGGATATGGTTCAAAATTATACGTAAAAGAACTCGGTTTTTTCCTGAACAATGAAATGGACGATTTTAGTGCGAAGCCGGGAGAACCAAATATTTACGGACTGGTAGGTGGAAAGGCCAATGCCATTGCTCCTCAAAAGCGAATGCTGAGTTCGATGACCCCAACCATAGTTGAAACAGACGGAAAACTCTGGATGGTGGTTGGTACGCCCGGGGGAGCCACCATCATCACCTCGGTGCTTCAAACCATTTTAAACGTGTACGAATTCGATATGAGCATGCAACAGGCAGTGGATGAACCCAGGTTCCATCACCAATGGCTGCCGGATGCCATTCGTTATGAAGTTGGTAAATTTCCGAAAACACTTATAACTAAGTTAGAAGAGTTGGGATATCCTGAAAATACCGAAGTCGACCCCATCATTGGTAAAGTTGATGCTATCTTAATCCTTCCCAACGGAAATATGGAAGGTGGAGCCGATCACAGAGGGGATGATACTGCCAAAGGCTTCTAA
- a CDS encoding acyl carrier protein phosphodiesterase: protein MNFLAHIYLSGEDEGITIGNFIADGIKGKRYLKYPNKIRKGILLHRAIDSFTDQHPTVKLSTARLHENYGHYSGVIVDILYDHFLAKNWSDYHSQPLDEYVAGFYEMLRNNFEILPTRIQRMMPYMITDNWLLSYATIPGISTILAQMNVRTKRRSKMNFAVMELEEYYSEFETEFTSFFAELIQYTEEKLKEL, encoded by the coding sequence ATGAATTTTCTGGCACATATCTACCTTTCTGGAGAAGATGAAGGGATCACTATCGGTAATTTTATAGCCGACGGAATTAAAGGTAAGCGCTATCTAAAATATCCGAACAAAATTAGGAAAGGTATACTGCTGCATCGTGCTATCGACAGTTTTACCGACCAGCACCCCACGGTAAAGCTCAGTACAGCGAGGCTTCACGAAAATTATGGTCATTATAGCGGTGTAATAGTGGACATACTTTACGATCATTTTCTAGCCAAGAACTGGAGTGATTATCACTCGCAACCATTAGATGAATATGTTGCCGGCTTTTATGAAATGCTACGGAATAATTTTGAGATCCTGCCAACGCGCATTCAACGAATGATGCCTTATATGATCACAGACAATTGGCTATTGAGTTATGCTACCATACCCGGAATAAGCACCATCCTGGCACAGATGAATGTGCGTACAAAAAGACGGTCCAAAATGAATTTTGCGGTGATGGAATTGGAAGAATATTATAGTGAGTTTGAAACTGAATTCACTTCGTTTTTTGCTGAATTAATTCAGTATACTGAAGAAAAACTGAAAGAATTATGA